The Bacillota bacterium genome has a segment encoding these proteins:
- a CDS encoding sensor histidine kinase, with protein MELEALDRVVKETIEAVDKGKEAIFDIAETARSEVERVKKELMAIKQETLETIQEVDRYTFLEKQARVRLMEVSRDFHKHSEEAIREAYDNAKEVQIQLFLLQEKEKNLRRRRDELERSLKRLTRTVEKAETLVTQIGVVLQFLQGTLQEINLKLEGLQRQQQIGLRIVQAQEEERRRVAREIHDGPAQALANIVLRTEYCEQLLTRDPARVKSELARLKEMVRSSLQDIRKIIFDLRPMALDDLGLVGGLRRLLGELEERHGLPIEFLFFGRERRLGRTYEVAIFRIIQEALNNVIKHAEASRVVVKLELLSERVVAVVKDDGKGFDLQAVEARGEHYGLLNMQERAQLLEGELRIKSASGQGTEIIVTIPIEEGEETVGGNQDTHC; from the coding sequence ATGGAACTGGAGGCGCTGGACCGGGTTGTCAAAGAGACCATCGAGGCCGTTGACAAAGGGAAGGAAGCCATCTTCGATATTGCCGAGACTGCCCGGAGCGAAGTGGAGCGGGTTAAAAAGGAGCTTATGGCCATCAAGCAGGAGACGCTGGAAACCATTCAGGAAGTCGACCGCTATACCTTTTTAGAAAAACAGGCCCGCGTCCGGCTGATGGAGGTCAGCCGCGATTTCCACAAGCACAGTGAAGAGGCAATCAGAGAAGCGTACGACAATGCAAAAGAGGTGCAAATTCAGCTCTTTTTGCTCCAGGAAAAGGAGAAGAACTTGCGCAGGCGCCGGGATGAGCTGGAGCGGAGCCTGAAGCGCCTCACCCGCACCGTGGAGAAGGCCGAGACCCTGGTGACCCAGATCGGGGTCGTGCTCCAGTTTCTCCAGGGGACGCTGCAGGAGATCAACCTGAAGCTCGAAGGTCTGCAGCGGCAGCAGCAGATCGGGCTGCGGATTGTCCAGGCCCAGGAGGAGGAGCGGCGGCGGGTGGCGCGGGAAATTCACGACGGGCCGGCGCAGGCTCTGGCGAATATAGTACTGAGAACGGAGTACTGCGAACAGCTTCTGACCCGGGACCCGGCCCGGGTGAAGAGCGAACTCGCCCGGCTCAAAGAAATGGTGAGAAGCAGCCTTCAGGATATCCGCAAAATCATTTTCGACCTCCGGCCGATGGCCCTGGATGATTTGGGCCTGGTGGGAGGGCTGCGCCGCTTGCTGGGGGAACTTGAGGAGCGGCACGGCCTCCCCATCGAATTTCTCTTTTTCGGACGGGAAAGGCGGCTCGGCCGGACCTACGAGGTTGCCATTTTCAGGATCATCCAGGAGGCCCTTAACAATGTTATCAAGCATGCCGAGGCGAGCAGGGTTGTCGTGAAGCTGGAGCTCCTTTCAGAGCGGGTGGTTGCCGTGGTCAAGGATGACGGCAAGGGATTCGATCTCCAGGCCGTGGAGGCGCGGGGCGAGCACTATGGGCTGCTGAACATGCAGGAGCGCGCCCAGTTGCTGGAGGGAGAATTGAGGATTAAA